The following DNA comes from Tunturibacter psychrotolerans.
TAGTGCACCACGCGAAGCAGTTCACAACCAGACCTTCAACGTCGGGCGCAACGAGGAGAACTTCCGCATACGCGACCTCGCCGATATTGTCGCTACAGTCGTTCCCGGTTGCCACATTGAGTACGCTCCTGGTGGCGGCCCAGATCTTCGCTGTTATCGCGTCAACTTCGACAAGATCGGTCGCGCGCTGCCGGGGTTCCAACCTCGTTGGACTGCTCTTGAAGGCGCGCGCGAACTCTATGACGCTTACCGTGCTGTAGGGCTCACTACAGCAGATATAGAGCGGGGACACTACATCCGAATCACGCAAATACAGAGGCTAATGAAAGCAGGGCAACTTGACAGCTCATTGCGATGGGCCAGCCAGCATGCCCAGGTTATCGCCTGAAAAAGCACCGAAATTCATTTAGGAACTCGGATACCGCCTATGGCTACGATGATTCTGACTGCTGAAACCCAGCAAAAAGCAGTTACCGTTAACTTATGCCGTTTTTGTGGAGCCGGCTTACTGGACACCTTTGTCGACCTGGGGATGTCCCCTCTCTGCGAAAGTTACCCTGGCTCGGCTGACCTAAACCGCGGCGAAGTCTACTTTCCGCTTCATGTTTATGTTTGTCGGACTTGCTTTTTGGTGCAACTTGAAGAATACGAAAGCCCACAGAATATCTTCGGCGAGTACGCGTATTTCTCGTCATATTCGGACTCATGGCTAAAGCACGCAGACAACTACTGCGCCCGCATGAAATCGCGATTCGGCCTCGACGGAGAAAGCTTCGTTGTCGAGGTGGCCAGCAATGACGGTTATCTCTTGCAGTATTTTGTTCAGCGCAATGTCCCGGTGCTTGGCATTGAACCCGCAGCCAATGTAGCTAAAGTCGCAGTAGAAAAAGGAGTCCCCACACTAGTGAAGTTCTTTGGGACCCAACTGGCCGAAGAACTAGCGAGTGATGGGCGCAGCGCAGACCTCGTTCTCGGCAATAATGTGCTCGCGCAGGTGCCAGACCTGAATGACTTCGTCGAAGGATTGAAGGTTCTACTGAAACCGGAAGGTGTCCTCACACTCGAGTTTCCGCATCTGCTAAAACTGATTGAGCACAATGAGTTCGACACCATTTATCACGAACATTTCTCCTATTTCTCCTTGTTGACGACAGTTCGCCTCATGGAGGCACATGGCCTCAGAGTGTTTGACGTTGAGGAGTTGGCATCGCATGGTGGTTCATTGCGTGTGTTCGCATGCCGTATGGAGGCAGAGACCCATCCCGTAGAACCGAGTATTGCTCGTGTGATTGAAGACGAGGAGCAGGCTGGGCTTGGAACGATAGAAGGCTATAAGAGTTTTGCCAAACAGGTAAAGGAGACCAAACTAGCACTACTGGGCTTCCTGCTTGAAGCCGCTCGTGAGGGTAAGAGTGTAGCGGGCTATGGCGCACCCGGTAAGAGCGCAACGTTGCTGCACTATTGCGGTATCGGAAAGGACCTAATCGAATACACGGTAGATCGAAGCCCTTACAAACAAGGGCGTTTTTTGCCGGGAACACACATTCCGATCTATTACCCCGACCGAATCCACGAGACAAAAC
Coding sequences within:
- a CDS encoding class I SAM-dependent methyltransferase, coding for MILTAETQQKAVTVNLCRFCGAGLLDTFVDLGMSPLCESYPGSADLNRGEVYFPLHVYVCRTCFLVQLEEYESPQNIFGEYAYFSSYSDSWLKHADNYCARMKSRFGLDGESFVVEVASNDGYLLQYFVQRNVPVLGIEPAANVAKVAVEKGVPTLVKFFGTQLAEELASDGRSADLVLGNNVLAQVPDLNDFVEGLKVLLKPEGVLTLEFPHLLKLIEHNEFDTIYHEHFSYFSLLTTVRLMEAHGLRVFDVEELASHGGSLRVFACRMEAETHPVEPSIARVIEDEEQAGLGTIEGYKSFAKQVKETKLALLGFLLEAAREGKSVAGYGAPGKSATLLHYCGIGKDLIEYTVDRSPYKQGRFLPGTHIPIYYPDRIHETKPDYVVILPWNLQHEIVQQLQYIREWGGKFVVPIPKATIL